Within Apium graveolens cultivar Ventura unplaced genomic scaffold, ASM990537v1 ctg420, whole genome shotgun sequence, the genomic segment AGGATGAGAGAGACACATACGTCACTCCCTTTGGCGCTTTACCATCTTACGATGATGCAACATATGGCTTACCGCCTCCAAACTTAGGCGAAGAATCTTTAGCCTCTAATGAAATGTATATCGGAAGGACTATCCAACTTTGTAACAGGCAGAAACATCGTCAACTACAATTCGATCTGGTTGAGCATATCACAATGTTCCATAATAATGATTAACTAGCTCTGtagcccgtgcaatgcacggaCATGCTCTATATTAGGCGAATCGATATTATTTTAgtttttcttgttgataatatTTTATGTTGTCCCCCCTCCTAATGATGATGGATTTATTTTTGTATATGAGTAGATTTTTATTTTGATGACATTGGTGCAATAGTGTTTATCTACAATTAACGTAGAGACTTGTAGTGACATTTCTTGTTTTTTACTCTTAAGGACGATCCATGGaaattttttagaaattttagtaATTTTACATAATATAGTTGTTTGTTTACATaagattttattttataattgttatttgaattttagtattcTTCAATTTTAATTTCCGACCTCAGTAACTCTTTCCCCTCTCtcaaaaaatattaataaatccACATCTCACGGCATACTAGGCGCTTTCGGGTTGTATTTTAATATGTAAACTTTACCaagattatttattttagttaatattaTCCGTTCATGCCATAATGACGGAGTAAAATACCAATATAAACCAACATTATCAtatattttatgaattatgaagACCATAAGTTAAAGGTTTTTTTTACATAAATTcacacatacatatacatatatatatatgtgtgtatatattatatatacatatatatatatgtgtgtgtatttatatatatatatatgtatatatatatatatatatatatatatatatatatgaaagcccataatttatttatttttgtgtaaatacaaaaatataataCTTAAAGTATGACATGGttagatataaatatatattcagttagagGTATCAATGGTTCTGATCCACataatcatatttaatatataaGTTTATCTAGTTCATTTGTTTGTAATATTTAATTCGCAAATGTTTATAATAGATCTAAATATTAGTGTTAATGTGATAAATATGGTATATGTCAGTCAACTGTGTTATTAAAGGTCACTGGTAGGCTGTGATAATATCATTAAAATTAATGACGAACAATAATATTTTGtacaaataaaatttattataatttaaatgtactaccactttttataaataacatgattttgtactcaagtttctcatgtattaatattatttattttgttataatattattattattattattattattattattattaatataatataaataataataattattattattagaattttaatatatatgttttataaacctgctattaaaatgaaatattttttctttttaatgaaatttaaaattattactattaatattaatatttaattttactttatatttaaaattcacttatttatattattaatttgataattaataatgTATGTATTCTCGTTTTTAGAATTTAACTTACATTAAAAATAAGGACAATTTTTGTAGACAAAAAAATTTGAATCATTAACTAAAAGGGAAATTTAAGGGAAATATCATTTGAAGATGAGGGTTTTTAATTTTCGGAGCAAATAAAAAGGATAAGACAATACTACCCCATGCCAAATAGAAAAATAAACTGAgggtaatataatattttttattgtcTTGCTCTGATAATTAAGAACCTGCTCTGAAAATATAACATCTCTaactaaattattatatatatacatatatacgtaCATACGTACATATGTTTGgatgtatgtatgtatacatGCGTGCATGTATTTctataataattagttataaatGAATATGTATATATTAAGTATGCAATTATTAATCTATATTAGTAAGTCATAACTTAGGTATTATATGATCCATGCATATATCTctataataattagttataaatatatatatatatatatatatatattaagtatgcaACAACTAATCGATATTAATAAGTTAATGATGTGAtaacttatgtattatatgaattcTTATGCAATGGTtatcatttaaattttttatactaattttttaatagagtatgtaaattttatgaagaaattatttttaatgacttacatattaatgatgttttaattgaggtaataaaaattacatgaatgaatctgtattaattatataataatgaatGAGTATTAATGATTAAAACAAATAATGTTTGGATATTAATTAATGTATTTATGATTAAATAATGAATGAGTATTAATGGTTAAAACAAATATTGTATGGATATTAACTATTATATTCATGATTAAATTTGCTCATTAATTACCGTATCTATGATTAATTAATGAATGAACATTAATGGTTAAAACAAATATTATATGAACATTAATTATtgtatttatgattaaatttgcTCAGCGAACCCTTGTTGCTGTATTAGATATATAATAGATAGATTTGTTTCAGATGTAATATTTTAAATTGTCATGTTcttgtaatattttattttttaattatgtaatgtattttaataataagtaatatttttatttttaatcttattaatatttaatttttaaattttaaattttaaacacGTTTAATCGGAGTGGGTCACTTGATTTACCGAGCCCATGAAGAAGGAGATGGCAGTGGACTTGGGTCACTTGATTTACCAAGCCCATGTTTTGCTTCAAAAATAAGGAAATGGCACTTACTCGGCCTATATAATACGGCTTAGGGTTAGGGATTAGCAACCGTTTATTGTAATCAATTTCATGTAATCATGGTTTTGGAGGTTGCAGCCGATTGATTTCTTTTTCTGCACGAAGCTGtctcatcatattcaatctctcaaTCGCCCCTTTTTATTAATTATAAGGTGTCAATTTCAAGACTCAATTCACTTGTACAATCTTTTATGAGTataatttatgtttttttttagTTTAATTCTTCATTTTTATTCGAATTTTTGAATTACTTGTagaaacaatgaagaaagtgctccacGAATCTCGTCCCCATCCCCGTACAGTTTCAACTCAAGTTTGAAAATGTTTTTATGTTTCCTGCAAGCAATTGTTGGGCTCACTGCTCACCATTTCATGGAGTGCAGAGATTCTTAAGGTCCTCTTCTTGTACAATCTTTTAtgagtataatttttttttttatatttaattcttcatttttatttgaatttctgAATTACTTGCAGAAACAATGATTGTGTGTAAAGTGTATGAAGAAGAAATCTAGAATGGATACGTTCACGTTCATTTTTGGTTGATCTAGCTTTGTGTAATTGTGTGTGTGTAAAGTGTAAGTAAGACACTGGCTACGACTTTGTTTCTGTAAAACGAATCTGCATGTTTATTATTAGTTATCTTTTTGGCTAGTGCAAACATAAACTAGAAGCAATAAAGAGGATTAAGCAGCAGACATGTTGACCATCATTTTATATCTTGCATATTTTCATGTTCAGTAATCATTCATGTGCATTACTTTTACATGAGAAGGTCTAGTAATAAGTTCCTTTAGattaatatatattattgatCTTGTTATAAACTTATTCTTATAATTTTCTTAACAAGTGCCCTGGTTTTCAGCAATTGTTTGAGGAAGCTGTTGCAGGCCATCTAAATCCATAGCATCTGACCGTGATTTGCTCAGATGAAGCCTCAAAATATTATTACTGTGGATTCTTCTTTAATGTCCATCCAATTATTTAGAGCACCTGCAACCTACTAGATGCGGTAATGCCCAGAATAGTACATGGGTGCAGAAAGCAAAAGGTGCAGATAATTACTCTAGTctcttcatctttttcaaagaCCCTATTTATATCTTTTTGCATATATAGGATAATAGGATGCCTCCGCTGGACCTTTGTTGCACTGTGGAGCAATCAGCTTTTGTTTCTTTGAAGTTCCAGCAGTCTCCAGTGCTTCTTTCGGCCTGAGCTGCTGCATAAGAATCTCGCTAAATAAGGGGTTCTGAAATGCTTTGGCCATGCTAATGAACATCTGCTGTTGCTTCTGTTCAGTCCTTCTCAGCCTCTCTTTAACAGATAACAGATAATTATCTGCATTCTCCTGTTCCTTTTGGATATTCATAATTTCAGTCCCCAACCTGTCGGTATCACTCTGTAATTGTTCGAGTTCTGCCTCCTGTATAAGGCGCTCTCCATCACTTGAATGCTGTGAACTCTTTTCATCCCTTAAGACATGCTGCTCAGGTTGCTGTAAATTGGTATAAGTAACACCGCCTCTCTTGTAGATGCTTCTCAAAAAAATTGAGTTTTGAATTTGGTTCTCCCTGATCATGAGCCAACTCAGTCCGCATTTGTAGCATTTTCCGAcctttcttttaatcaattcGTCAAACAATCTCAACAAAATATATACAGCAACAAATATAATCCACCAGAATTGAAATACTACCCAACATATTACTGATGTCATCAGTGCAACCATATTGCCCTGGTTTTCTGCAATTGCTTGAGGAAGCTGTTGTAGGCCATCTAAATCCATAGCATCTGACCGTGATTGGCTCAGATGAAGCCTCAAAATATTATTACTGTGGATTCTTCTTTAATGTCTATCCAATTATTTTAGAGCAGCTGCAACCTACTAGATGCGGTAATGCCCAGAATAGTACATGGGTGCAGAAAGCAAAAGGTGCAGATAATTACTTTAGTctcttcatctttttcaaagaCCCTGTTTATTATCTTTTTGCATATATAGTAGATAAATACTTGGTATTCCTTCCGTTCCTCTGCGGTAATTGTTCATATTCCCAATTGAATACTTCTTAGGCGATTGTTCAGATTCCTGATTGGCATATGATCTTTAGATATATAGTCTTACCTTTTCACAACTGTTGAAGGAATTAACTTTAGTGAATAAATGAGGTCACAAATATAATGCCTTGCTAGCTTGTAATCAGGGTCTTAATTTTAACCATCCAGTCTTCTGTTGTAGACAACAACGAAATATTAAATGTGTACAGGCTCTTTTTAACAATGTTCACTAAATTAATGTGCTTCTCTGATTGGTTTGTGTACCTTTTTCGTAACTTCCTGTACCAGATCTAGACGCTACTCTATTCCCTGATGATGGCCGTACAGTATTTTTAGAATAAACTTTCTTGTCGAATATGGACTGATAGTATTTGTTTAATGTAAAAATAAACTAACAGCGCCATAATTTAAATAGGAATTTCCTTCTTCTTGTTATACTTGGTATTTGAATAAACACCTTTTAATTCATAGAGTAATTGACAATGTTGGAATTTGAATTTGTAAAACGTAGATGTAAAACGTATAAATTTACAGCAGACAAAAGTTTTCCATGGTGTGATTTGTTAAAATGATGATTTGAGTCCATAAAGTGCTTCTATTAATTTCAGCTTAATTGTAATTTGGAGTCGATGTCTATTATTCAGGTCTTAAGCTTACTAGAGATACTGAACGGAAGAATTTGTATGCTGATTTTGATGTGCATACAGTTGAGGAAACTTTTCCCACTAAAACTTCTCGAGTTGCATCTTGGATGAAGTAATTCTATTATATGCCAATCAAGTATTCCTTTGGCTAAATATTTATGCGAGTTttttttaaatgctataatttgTCATTTTATGCTATAAAATTACTAAATCTATGACGACACTATTAAATTTGGTGTTATGCTTTGACATGTAGTTTTCTGTTTTTCTGATGTTTTTGTGTGTGCTTGATTTCTTAGAACAGTAAAACAAGTTAAGGAATAGATATTTTAAGCTTGAAATGCAAGAGAATCTGATAGGATTCagttagagagagagagagagacgctGGTGGAATAATAACTTCTATTTTCTGAATAATAGTTCAAACATGAACGTAATTAAAATATTGATGATCTTTTTATACTAAACCTCTACTTACAGTAATAGATTACAACACCCTTGCTATACTACTCTAGCTTTTCTGTCCTTAACCCCTCCTTCAAAACTATtctttaaaacaggaatccaaggCCTTCTGTTGCGCACAGTATATTCTTGAACTTTTCTGTAAAGATTTGTATAATTGTACTTCATCAATTTGTTATCCATTTATGCTGCAACCACTTTCTCACTTTCTGCTCAGCCAAAAACTTAAGGGCCCAGTGGTCCGGCTTAATGAAAGAAGTGATTATCCATGAGATATGCTGTCCCAATTGCCTATGTATATGCATATGAAATGAACAGAAGTATATTGAACGTAATAAAAGGGTGCAAGGTCATCTTTCATTTTGCTATGCTTATAGTATTACTTGTATTGTCATATTGGTTGTAGTTGCACGGCCGCTTCAAACATCATCTGGGAAGATAAAGTAAAAATTCATTTGATGAAGTATTGGATCATGTATGCAGCACCTAATTATAGCATGTGCTTGATTATAATGATTTTTTCTTTTTAACTACAGAGTGGTACAAGTACAAGCATGGTTTTTTGTGGGGAATGCTTCAACGTCGCAATGGAAGGAAATATAGTTGAAGACGTGAATATTGATGAAACGTGAATATGGTTCATGCGTGATTCCAAACCACCAAACCAGTCATCTTATAATTCTGCTAGAATTCTTAGAGATTGACCTAAAGGTTATTTCTCTAGTTAACATTATAGATTGTAATGTTTTCTTTTTCAAACTTAGATAATAATGTTTATTTGTTTCAGTTTAATTATTATATcgtaaaataattttttaacatGTGTGTCAGACAATCCCAAAACCCATCCTTCGCCAATTATATCAAAAAGGGTCGCCATATTACGAGTCTATCTAAAATTTTAAAGTGTGATACGAAATTACGCACTAACCAGATTTTTTCTAAATATTAACTAATATGCAATATCGATAAAAAGTAGATATTCTTATCTGTCACTCATTGCATTGAGCTTGACCtggttaatattcttatttatcTTCTGCAATTTGTTAGTGCAAGAAGCTTGACCTAGTTTTCAGAGGGAGAACTAGAGGGCACTGGTGGGAGTCTCGGTATCTGTCAACTGTTTAAGTTCGCAGAAATTTTAGtgttaaattttgaaaaaaaatataaaataatgtaATTTGGTTTCTTCAAATATTAGTCGGTCCCCGGTAAATTTTATTTCTGGTTCCGTCCTGTTAGTTTTTAACTCCTATATAATAATAATGACATGTAAATTACACGTGGGTGCTCCTGTATGTAATATTTTATAGTCGATATAATTAATTTAGATATTTAAGTAGATAATTAGAAATAAACCCATATTTCGGGCGCCAAAGTTCGAACTCCACAAAATCAACGTTGTATTAAAACTATATAAATTTAGAAAAATCTCATAACTATTAAATCATGAACTGTTACTCATATTTAAAATCCTTTAAACatttttgtcaaaaaaaatatGACTTGAAATTTCAAAACATACTTGAAAAATATATGTGATATAGTCATATGGACCAAATATTGAAGTAGACAATGAGTGGGCTTGGCCGCGGGAGTGGGGCACTGAATCCAATTTAGACTTTAGGCATCAATATTGGGCTTAAATGACTGTTGTCTTCAAAAATCTCAGAATAACACCAAATTGTAATATGTTGTTAGACCAGAGATTTTGAATgcaaaaactgaattttattataaaatccaagCTCTTACCTTAGTATATCTGAAAATTAAAGTGAATAACTGTAATGAATTTTTCGAGTTTTGTAAAACAAATCtcgattttattaaagaaaaagtgaATAAAAGTAGGGGATGAAGATAAATATGGAGATAGAGATAGGTAGAAAGGGTGAAAAAGAAGGTAGGGCGGATAGGGTTAGGTGAAATTAGGGCGGCCGACTCTCATGCGAGAGAGAGAAGTTATTTTAATTATTGGTTACTATTAACTTCAACAATAATTGTCCAACATAGATCTTTGTCATGGATATTATTAGTTACCAACAACATTTTTTGATTTGCATGCAATATTTCGGAAAGATGTAGTTGATGAAAACATATTTTGTTTGGTGTTTGCTGAAACAACATAGACCATAGAAATGTTGTAATTTCAGAGAGAGAAGAGTTTATGGATTTAGAAATGTGAATTGGTATTTCTGTAATTGATTTTAAAACTTTTTAGTTATGACATGCAGCTAATTAACAGAAAAAATGCTCACCGGCCAGCATGAGTATTTGTACAGGCTGATCATGTAAACCGCAATCTTTTTGTTATATCTACACTTAAACCTGTATTAAGTAATATCGGATAAAGTTATAACCTTATTTAGATATAAATTTTGTCAATCGTAATTTGGGGCACGGTCGTAAAGTAATATTCTCGCTAAGAGTATCAGATAAAAAAAATTAGGAAGTTATCAAGGGCCCAACTAAAATATAAAGTAATAATTTCAGAATTATATGTATATTTACGTACTCGGCCTGACCCGATTAAAAACCcggttaaaatttgattattctaatatatttttttatatatttacatttattatgaatataaataatactttatgTTGTAAGAGATATGCCTGGACTTTAACAAGAcgaagacattttgtcaaccctaagtaagttatattgttatcttaatttgtattttgtacttgtaacattttgTACTTCTAACAGGTTATAAGGTTATAAGGTTATCAGGTTCACCAAACATCGAACCATGGTTTTGGAGGTGAAATCGAGTATAAGGTGTCAATTTCGAATTTCTATTCACTTATACAATCTTTTCTGAGTAtaatttatgtttttttatttaatttaattcttcatttttatttgaatttctgaaattacttgcagaaacaatgaagaaagtgctcaCCCCGTCCATGTGTAGTTTCCAGGTAATTCTTCATTTTATTGCGATTTAATTAATTGAATGTGATCATCATATATACATGTACGTTGTTTGTTTTATTGACTGCGATCTTACTGTGTTGTTTTGTTGCGCTTGAGTATGTTCATTCGACATGGATTTATTGCTCTAATTATCGTTGTTAGTTGTACTCGAAGAATTTAGTGTTTGATTTGATATTGTTCTATTGGTATAACTGCTATTGTTTATGTATACGTATAGTGTGATTTTGTAATTAATAGAATGTTATGGTGGGAGcaatttatgaacatttttactTTATTTAGTTCAATTGAATATTTATGAGTCGAATCTAGACTTGATTAATTAATGAGTCAAGTAGAATATTTAGACTAGAGCTTGAGAAACCTTATTCGAAAAGAGAATAGAATTTGGGGACCTCTCTTGAGGTGTCTAGTTAACCATTATATAAGCCATAGGGATCGAGTCCGCTTAGTTTTATTAGGATATATTACCTTTTTTTTGTAGACTATTCTGGTGGAAACTCATATATTTTTAAGGAGCGAGCGACCCTTATCAATGGTAAATTTCTTCATGATCATATTTTCATTTGTATGATTATTTGCGATGAGGATTAATGATCGATTGAGCCTAATATGGAAGATGCAAAGTGATACTTAGTGCTTTGTCAAGTGGGTAGTGCTTTGTCAAGTGGGTGCagaaaaaataattttgttttaCTTTCTATCAAGAAGAAATTTCACAAAAAATAAGTATGACTGTAAATTTGTTAGA encodes:
- the LOC141701601 gene encoding uncharacterized protein LOC141701601, which gives rise to MGYVRETIPRPQGEKRKLFSKYQEGHRKNVEMTFGVLQSQFAIVHDPTQFWDKEDLAKIMRACIILHNMIVEDERDTYVTPFGALPSYDDATYGLPPPNLGEESLASNEMYIGRTIQLCNRQKHRQLQFDLVEHITMFHNND